A window of Oncorhynchus tshawytscha isolate Ot180627B linkage group LG10, Otsh_v2.0, whole genome shotgun sequence contains these coding sequences:
- the LOC112260059 gene encoding transcription factor p65: protein MDGIYGWEQPPLNQGNPFIEIIEQPKQRGMRFRYKCEGRSAGSTPGEKSNDTTKTHPAIKVHNYNGPLRVRVSLVTKNPPHKPHPHELVGKDCKHGYYEADLQERRVHSFQNLGIQCVKKKDVAEAVSCRLQTQNNPFNIPEANMWEEFDLNAVRLCFQASITLPTGELCPLEPVVSQPIYDNRAPNTAELKICRVNRNSGSCIGGDEIFLLCDKVQKEDIEVRFFQGSWEGKGTFSQADVHRQVAIVFCTPPYCDTNLTEPIRVKMQLRRPSDREVSEPMDFQFLPSDPDEYRLMEKRKRTEGMLQNLKLGSLMSGTMPAETRPFNIARRTVTAKPAASQPVMNPVVPPSAFSVKPQPYYNGPQPGKLFQTQPKAEASSTAAETWKFLNSLTLDSQPKATPVASFTTNPQASAATAASSQAFPTVNLLDFNGFAFHNFACPQEPVSAAPTPEPTSTFGVQGSQFKVDEELPEFPSFSEAQAPGTLDSINIEEFQAMLGQSCLAEEGPKSSEASAPQAPCHLPSTNTVANNAAQNQADPANHHTGCGGSTWMNYPNSIVSLLQNEGMMDSSPGNASQPAALDDLDVLSSMDEDRLMSILNSGNQYSFVPGHQT from the exons ATGGATG GAATTTATGGATGGGAACAGCCCCCTTTGAACCAAG GTAATCCCTTCATTGAGATAATTGAACAGCCCAAGCAGAGGGGCATGAGGTTCAGGTACAAGTGTGAGGGGCGCTCTGCGGGAAGCACCCCGGGAGAGAAGAGCAATGACACCACCAAGACACACCCCGCCATTAAG GTGCACAACTACAATGGCCCCCTGCGTGTCCGCGTCTccttggtgaccaagaacccaccTCACAAGCCCCACCCCCACGAACTGGTGGGGAAAGACTGCAAACATGGTTACTATGAGGCAGACCTGCAGGAGAGACGAGTACACAG TTTTCAGAACCTGGGCATTCAGTGTGTGAAGAAAAAGGATGTGGCCGAGGCAGTTTCCTGTAGGCTGCAGACCCAAAACAACCCCTTCAACa TTCCTGAGGCGAACATGTGGGAGGAGTTTGACCTAAATGCAGTGAGGCTGTGTTTCCAGGCCTCGATCACTCTGCCTACCGGGGAACTCTGCCCTCTGGAGCCCGTGGTGTCCCAGCCCATCTACGACAACA GAGCACCCAACACAGCAGAACTGAAGATCTGTCGAGTGAACAGAAACTCTGGAAGCTGCATAGGGGGGGATGAGATCTTCTTACTTTGTGACAAAGTGCAAAAAG AGGACATCGAGGTGCGGTTCTTCCAGGGCTCGTGGGAGGGGAAGGGCACCTTCTCCCAGGCGGACGTACACAGGCAGGTGGCCATTGTGTTCTGCACCCCGCCCTACTGCGACACCAACCTGACCGAGCCAATCCGAGTGAAGATGCAGCTCCGCAGGCCCTCGGATCGTGAGGTCAGCGAGCCAATGGACTTCCAGTTCCTGCCCTCAGACCCAG ATGAatacagactgatggagaagagAAAACGGACAGAGGGAATGTTACAGAATCTGAAGCTGGGGTCCCTGATGTCGG GGACCATGCCAGCAGAGACAAGGCCGTTCAACATTGCCAGGAGAACAGTCACCGCCAAGCCAGCAGCTAGCCAGCCTG TGATGAACCCAGTGGTGCCCCCTAGTGCCTTCTCTGTGAAGCCCCAGCCCTACTACAACGGCCCCCAGCCAGGCAAGTTGTTTCAAACCCAGCCCAAAGCAGAAGCCTCCTCCACCGCAGCCGAGACCTGGAAGTTCCTCAACAGCCTGACTCTGGACTCCCAGCCCAAAGCCACCCCCGTGGCCAGCTTCACCACCAACCCCCAGGCCTCTGCAGCGACAGCCGCCTCCTCCCAGGCCTTTCCCACCGTAAACCTGTTGGACTTCAACGGATTCGCTTTCCACAACTTTGCTTGTCCCCAGGAGCCGGTGAGTGCAGCCCCTACACCAGAGCCCACCTCTACCTTCGGGGTCCAAGGGTCCCAGTTCAAGGTGGATGAGGAGCTACCCGAATTCCCCAGCTTTTCTGAGGCACAAGCGCCAGGGACTCTAGATAGTATAAACATTGAAGAATTCCAGGCTATGCTGGGCCAGAGTTGTCTGGCTGAAGAAGGGCCAAAGAGCAGTGAGGCGTCAGCCCCTCAGGCACCCTGCCACTTACCCTCCACCAACACTGTGGCCAACAACGCGGCCCAGAACCAAGCAGACCCAGCCAACCACCACACCGGCTGTGGCGGCAGCACCTGGATGAACTACCCCAACAGCATTGTCAGCCTGCTCCAGAACGAGGGCATGATGGACAGTTCCCCCGGCAATGCCAGCCAGCCGGCCGCCCTTGACGACCTGGACGTCTTAAGCTCCATGGACGAAGACCGTCTCATGTCCATCCTGAACAGTGGCAACCAATACAGTTTTGTGCCCGGACATCAGACCTAA